In one window of Nocardiopsis aegyptia DNA:
- a CDS encoding SDR family NAD(P)-dependent oxidoreductase codes for MLMEGTTAVVTGGTRGLGRAIAERFLDEGASVVCAARNPYDIKEVADRHPGRLRYHETDVTDEDSVRDLVETTVAEFGGLDVLVNNAGVSRDGKITRLTLDEWNTTVTTNLTGVFLGTRAAAPVMAERGGGRIVNISSCVATRPAPGTSAYSASKAAVEMFTRSSAVELAPKGIVVNALAPGYIDEGMGRQVAANPKVWEVYRHRMLAGRLGRPDEVGSAAVFLAGAEGSYVNGHVLEVNGGLMWTS; via the coding sequence ATGCTCATGGAGGGGACGACGGCCGTCGTCACCGGCGGCACACGCGGGCTCGGCCGCGCCATCGCGGAGCGCTTCCTCGACGAGGGGGCGTCGGTGGTGTGCGCGGCGCGCAACCCCTACGACATCAAGGAGGTGGCCGACCGCCACCCCGGCCGCCTGCGGTACCACGAGACGGACGTGACCGACGAGGACTCCGTCCGCGACCTCGTGGAGACCACCGTGGCGGAGTTCGGCGGACTCGACGTCCTGGTCAACAACGCCGGCGTCAGCCGGGACGGCAAGATCACCAGGCTCACCCTGGACGAGTGGAACACCACGGTGACGACGAACCTGACGGGGGTCTTCCTCGGCACGCGCGCCGCCGCCCCGGTGATGGCCGAGCGCGGCGGAGGGCGGATCGTCAACATCTCCTCCTGCGTGGCGACCCGGCCCGCCCCCGGCACGTCCGCCTACAGCGCGAGCAAGGCCGCGGTGGAGATGTTCACCCGCTCCAGCGCCGTGGAACTGGCGCCCAAGGGCATCGTCGTCAACGCGCTGGCCCCCGGCTACATCGACGAGGGCATGGGCCGCCAGGTCGCGGCCAATCCGAAGGTGTGGGAGGTCTACCGGCACAGGATGCTCGCCGGGCGCTTGGGCCGCCCCGACGAGGTCGGGTCGGCCGCGGTGTTCCTCGCCGGCGCGGAGGGGTCCTACGTCAACGGGCACGTCCTGGAGGTCAACGGGGGGCTGATGTGGACGTCCTGA
- a CDS encoding FAD-dependent monooxygenase, whose amino-acid sequence MDVLIVGGGPVGMLLGCELRQRGLSVRIVDAGRDSGPHSRANVVWPRNLELLDRVGATARLLERGHRLSGTSFYSSGRRIGTAYMSGLGDTPHPYAVMISQNETERVLAERLGELGTAVETGVRLVGVDSAGSGASGDRPAARLEHPDGRVEEVEPSWLVGADGAHSTVRSLLGIGYTGRQPELTFAITDAELTTGLSADLSHYCYSPRGAVVLGPMGGGVFRLAVNVAPDAHPERPGPEVFQRVLDERAGGGSTVERLRWSALFQVRCRLAETFRVGRCFLVGDAAHIISPAGGQGMNTGMQDAVNLAWRLGGVLGGELDDAVLDGYDTERRTVSHRVARSTAFMTRFGVVTTPVRTVVRDTAFRVADRTGALQRYMAPRLSQTDIGYEQEEAGGPLAAVRALGRRTVPVGGRLPAVFEGPADRPEPARWPVLDRDRYTLVLWHGRGTVSGDPALRRSRVRALTADRAAVVEPGRTVHPSVARALGTDPVAVVVRPDGHVHARVAPDDTGRLAGVLDALPLATVRSGR is encoded by the coding sequence GTGGACGTCCTGATCGTCGGCGGCGGCCCCGTCGGCATGCTCCTCGGCTGTGAGCTGCGCCAACGGGGGCTCTCCGTCCGGATCGTCGACGCGGGCCGCGACTCCGGACCCCACTCCCGGGCCAACGTGGTCTGGCCGCGCAACCTCGAACTCCTCGACCGTGTCGGGGCGACCGCCCGTCTGCTGGAGCGGGGCCACCGGCTGTCGGGGACCTCGTTCTACTCCTCCGGCCGCCGGATCGGGACCGCGTACATGAGCGGGCTGGGGGACACCCCGCACCCCTACGCGGTGATGATCTCCCAGAACGAGACCGAGCGCGTGCTGGCGGAGCGGCTCGGCGAGCTCGGTACGGCCGTGGAGACCGGCGTGCGCCTGGTCGGCGTCGACTCCGCCGGTTCCGGCGCCTCCGGGGACCGCCCGGCGGCGCGCCTGGAGCACCCGGACGGCCGGGTCGAGGAGGTCGAACCGTCCTGGCTCGTGGGCGCGGACGGCGCGCACAGCACGGTCCGCTCCCTCCTCGGGATCGGCTACACCGGGCGGCAGCCGGAGCTGACCTTCGCGATCACCGACGCCGAGCTGACCACGGGCCTGTCCGCCGACCTCTCGCACTACTGCTACTCGCCCCGGGGCGCGGTCGTCCTCGGACCCATGGGCGGCGGCGTCTTCCGGCTGGCGGTGAACGTCGCGCCCGACGCCCACCCGGAGCGGCCCGGCCCGGAGGTCTTCCAGCGGGTGCTGGACGAGCGGGCGGGCGGCGGCTCAACCGTGGAGCGCCTGCGCTGGAGCGCGCTCTTCCAGGTGAGGTGCCGGCTGGCGGAGACCTTCCGTGTCGGGCGCTGCTTCCTCGTGGGGGACGCGGCCCACATCATCAGCCCGGCGGGCGGCCAGGGCATGAACACCGGCATGCAGGACGCGGTCAACCTGGCCTGGCGGCTCGGCGGCGTGCTCGGGGGCGAACTGGACGACGCGGTCCTGGACGGCTACGACACCGAGCGCCGCACGGTCTCCCACCGGGTGGCCCGCTCCACCGCGTTCATGACCCGGTTCGGCGTGGTCACCACACCGGTCCGGACAGTGGTGCGGGACACCGCGTTCAGGGTCGCGGACCGCACGGGCGCCCTCCAGAGGTACATGGCGCCCCGGCTCAGCCAGACCGACATCGGCTACGAGCAGGAGGAGGCGGGCGGACCGCTGGCGGCCGTGCGGGCGCTCGGGCGCCGGACGGTGCCGGTCGGCGGGCGCCTTCCCGCGGTCTTCGAGGGGCCGGCCGACCGGCCGGAACCGGCGCGGTGGCCGGTCCTGGACAGGGACCGGTACACGCTCGTGCTGTGGCACGGCAGGGGGACGGTGTCGGGCGACCCCGCGCTGCGCCGGAGCCGCGTCCGCGCGCTGACCGCCGACCGGGCGGCGGTGGTCGAACCCGGCCGGACCGTCCACCCGTCCGTCGCGCGGGCCCTGGGCACCGACCCGGTCGCGGTGGTCGTGCGCCCCGACGGACACGTACACGCGCGTGTGGCACCGGACGACACCGGCCGCCTGGCCGGGGTGCTGGACGCACTGCCGCTGGCGACCGTGAGGAGCGGACGATGA
- a CDS encoding helix-turn-helix transcriptional regulator, whose product MNITQESTQGRNRQRTELKDFLRTRRARLTPGDVGLPPGGRRRTPGLRREEVAVLAGVGTSWYIQLEQGRDITVSPSVLDAVSRALRLTVVERDHLYRLAGVNPPLVSGPEPDEAELARIVDHWAPSPAHVIDQHWNVIAMNHASETVFGYSRTEGETLNCLVAFFTDPVYRGRHRHWADMAPDLVAEFRRDAARHPDDPGFGRLADRLRRASPEFAELWARHDVVSRPQRLKAVDHPWLGPLRFEHSVLHMPDRPGVRLILNTAGADAATAEALERISAGASGRLPVGAP is encoded by the coding sequence GTGAACATCACCCAGGAATCCACGCAGGGACGGAATCGGCAACGTACCGAACTGAAAGATTTCCTGCGGACCCGCCGTGCCCGCCTGACCCCCGGCGACGTGGGCCTGCCCCCGGGTGGGCGCCGCCGCACCCCCGGGCTGCGCCGTGAGGAGGTCGCCGTGCTCGCGGGCGTGGGGACGTCCTGGTACATCCAGCTCGAACAGGGGCGGGACATCACGGTGTCCCCCTCGGTGCTGGACGCGGTGAGCCGGGCCCTGCGGCTGACCGTGGTCGAACGCGACCACCTGTACCGGCTCGCCGGGGTGAACCCGCCGCTGGTGAGCGGGCCCGAGCCCGACGAGGCGGAGCTGGCCCGCATCGTCGACCACTGGGCGCCCTCGCCGGCGCACGTGATCGACCAGCACTGGAACGTCATCGCGATGAACCACGCCTCGGAGACGGTGTTCGGGTACTCCAGGACGGAGGGGGAGACGCTGAACTGCCTCGTCGCCTTCTTCACCGACCCGGTCTACCGGGGACGGCACCGCCACTGGGCCGACATGGCCCCGGACCTGGTGGCCGAGTTCCGCCGGGACGCGGCGCGCCACCCCGACGACCCGGGGTTCGGCCGTCTGGCCGACCGGCTGCGCCGGGCGAGCCCGGAGTTCGCGGAGCTGTGGGCGCGCCACGACGTGGTCTCCCGGCCGCAGCGGCTCAAGGCGGTCGACCACCCGTGGCTGGGGCCGCTCCGCTTCGAGCACTCCGTGCTGCACATGCCCGACCGCCCCGGCGTACGGCTGATCCTGAACACCGCCGGCGCGGACGCGGCGACGGCCGAGGCGCTGGAGCGGATCAGCGCGGGTGCCTCCGGGCGCCTGCCCGTCGGAGCCCCGTGA
- a CDS encoding aldo/keto reductase — translation MDTRQMGGTGRRVGAVGLGCMGMSWGYDQLGRDADVSVQVIRRALDLGADLIDTSDQYGPFTNEELVGRALRGHRDRAYLATKGGLVVDDPETFASHRDGRPEHLRAACEASLRRLGVDHVDLYQLHRIDPEVPLEESWGALAELVKEGKVGAIGLSEASVEEIRTAHAIHPVTSVQTELSLWSREPLADGVLAHCAEAGITFVSYSPLGRGFLSGAISSPEDLPEVDGRHRTPRFQPEAIAANQPIIDRAREVARQLGVTVPQVSLAWVLAQGEHVVAIPGTKNPRYLEENAAAAGVTLTSEQLALLDAVPEAVGTRY, via the coding sequence ATGGACACGAGGCAGATGGGCGGGACCGGGCGCCGGGTCGGCGCGGTAGGACTCGGCTGCATGGGCATGTCGTGGGGGTACGACCAGCTCGGACGGGACGCCGACGTGTCCGTCCAGGTCATCCGGCGGGCCCTGGACCTGGGCGCCGACCTGATCGACACCTCCGACCAGTACGGCCCCTTCACCAACGAGGAACTGGTCGGCCGGGCCCTGCGCGGCCACCGGGACCGGGCCTACCTCGCCACCAAGGGCGGACTCGTGGTCGACGACCCCGAGACCTTCGCCAGCCACCGCGACGGCCGGCCCGAGCACCTGCGCGCCGCCTGCGAGGCCAGCCTCCGGCGCCTGGGCGTGGACCACGTCGACCTCTACCAGCTGCACCGGATCGACCCCGAGGTCCCGCTGGAGGAGAGCTGGGGCGCGCTCGCCGAACTGGTCAAGGAGGGCAAGGTCGGCGCGATCGGGCTCTCCGAGGCGAGTGTCGAGGAGATCCGCACGGCCCACGCGATCCACCCCGTGACCAGCGTGCAGACCGAACTGTCGCTGTGGAGCCGCGAACCGCTGGCCGACGGGGTGCTGGCGCACTGCGCGGAGGCCGGGATCACCTTCGTCTCCTACTCGCCGCTGGGCCGCGGCTTCCTGTCCGGGGCGATCTCCTCGCCCGAGGACCTGCCGGAGGTGGACGGGCGCCACCGCACCCCCCGCTTCCAACCGGAGGCGATCGCGGCCAACCAGCCGATCATCGACCGCGCCCGCGAGGTCGCGCGCCAACTGGGCGTGACGGTCCCCCAGGTCTCCCTGGCCTGGGTCCTGGCCCAGGGCGAGCACGTCGTCGCCATCCCCGGCACCAAGAACCCCCGCTACCTGGAGGAGAACGCGGCCGCGGCCGGTGTCACCCTCACCTCCGAGCAGCTGGCGCTGCTCGACGCGGTGCCCGAGGCCGTCGGCACGCGCTACTAG
- a CDS encoding HAD family hydrolase — protein MTTDRTTDRTTDRMTADRGGAAPGRRGGAVAFFDVDETLVAMKNPFELVRYRLRGQGDDGSGYEEFVRPLRELAATGLEPVEVSRAFYRALAGVSWFELCDLGRRWYADLRGRGVPFVASTVAALREHQARGHVTVAVSGAWAASLRPITDDLGIDLVLCTEPELDQAGRLTGEVARPMFGAAKAVAVRSVLERYGADARACHAYADDSTDLDMLDLVGHPTVVGDNRVLAEVAADRGWPVVPGGTVPGTERLRV, from the coding sequence ATGACGACGGACCGGACGACGGACCGGACGACGGACCGTATGACGGCGGACCGAGGGGGCGCCGCCCCCGGCCGGAGGGGCGGCGCCGTCGCCTTCTTCGACGTGGACGAGACCCTCGTGGCCATGAAGAACCCGTTCGAGCTGGTCCGCTACCGCCTGCGCGGCCAGGGGGACGACGGGTCGGGCTACGAGGAGTTCGTCAGGCCGCTGCGCGAGCTGGCCGCCACCGGCCTGGAGCCCGTCGAGGTGAGCCGCGCCTTCTACCGCGCGCTCGCCGGGGTCTCCTGGTTCGAGCTGTGCGACCTGGGCCGCCGCTGGTACGCCGACCTGCGCGGGCGCGGCGTGCCGTTCGTGGCCTCGACGGTCGCGGCGCTGCGCGAGCACCAGGCGCGGGGCCACGTGACGGTGGCGGTCTCCGGAGCCTGGGCGGCGAGCCTGCGCCCGATCACGGACGACCTCGGCATCGACCTGGTCCTGTGCACCGAGCCGGAGCTGGACCAGGCGGGCAGGCTCACCGGGGAGGTCGCCCGGCCCATGTTCGGCGCGGCGAAGGCGGTCGCGGTCCGGTCGGTGCTGGAACGCTACGGCGCCGACGCCCGCGCGTGCCACGCCTACGCGGACGACTCCACCGACCTGGACATGCTCGACCTGGTCGGGCACCCCACGGTCGTCGGGGACAACCGGGTGCTGGCGGAGGTCGCAGCCGACCGCGGCTGGCCCGTGGTGCCCGGCGGCACCGTGCCCGGGACGGAGCGACTGCGCGTGTGA
- a CDS encoding MBL fold metallo-hydrolase yields MLILGFPAGVFGTNTYVLAEGPGAGCVIIDPGQRSLEGLSDLVSRHRLEPEAVLLTHGHMDHTWDAVPVGARYDVPVYVHTADRFMVGAPARGLPDDFPAHLLEGHPNADPSGLRAVDGDRTTVRAAGLDIEALHTGGHTPGSIVLHVQGGESALFTGDALLAGALGRTDGPGGDERRLRSALNRHCALLPDATTIHPGHGDPTTLRAERRLHPFLRPEAAPTSAG; encoded by the coding sequence GTGCTGATCCTCGGATTCCCCGCGGGCGTGTTCGGTACCAACACCTACGTCCTGGCCGAAGGCCCCGGAGCGGGCTGCGTCATCATCGATCCGGGCCAGCGGTCGCTGGAGGGGCTGAGCGACCTCGTCTCCCGTCACCGGCTGGAGCCGGAAGCGGTCCTGCTGACCCACGGCCACATGGACCACACCTGGGACGCCGTCCCGGTCGGCGCACGCTACGACGTGCCCGTGTACGTGCACACCGCCGACCGCTTCATGGTCGGTGCGCCGGCCCGCGGCCTGCCGGACGACTTCCCCGCGCACCTGTTGGAAGGGCACCCCAACGCCGACCCCTCCGGCCTGCGCGCGGTCGACGGCGACCGGACCACCGTGCGCGCGGCCGGGCTGGACATCGAGGCCCTGCACACCGGCGGGCACACGCCGGGGTCGATCGTCCTGCACGTCCAAGGCGGGGAGTCGGCGCTCTTCACCGGGGACGCCCTGCTCGCGGGGGCACTGGGCCGGACCGACGGGCCCGGTGGCGACGAGCGGCGGCTGCGGTCCGCGCTGAACCGGCACTGCGCGCTCCTGCCCGACGCCACCACGATCCACCCGGGTCACGGCGACCCCACCACCCTGCGGGCGGAGCGGCGACTGCACCCCTTCCTGCGCCCGGAGGCCGCGCCCACGTCCGCGGGCTGA
- a CDS encoding cupin domain-containing protein, whose translation MPHRPAALALTAAALLTTAACATADAATADGSQGGPPHKPHPTAPPPVSSVTLAEGETDRPYTVTSDEDRTFVYRELTVQPGATGGWHTHDGEQVAVIVSGTLTRYDADCEPHVYTAGDALVEPADPEDVHIGLNLGDEPLELYVVDMLPEGGSPAVPAENPGCPDLPA comes from the coding sequence ATGCCCCACAGACCCGCCGCCCTGGCCCTGACCGCCGCCGCGCTCCTGACGACCGCGGCGTGCGCGACCGCCGACGCCGCCACGGCCGACGGCTCGCAGGGCGGCCCCCCGCACAAGCCCCATCCGACCGCACCGCCGCCCGTCAGCAGCGTCACCCTCGCCGAGGGCGAGACGGACCGCCCCTACACCGTCACCTCGGACGAGGACCGGACCTTCGTCTACCGCGAACTCACCGTGCAGCCGGGGGCGACCGGCGGGTGGCACACCCACGACGGCGAGCAGGTCGCCGTCATCGTCTCCGGAACCCTGACCCGCTACGACGCCGACTGCGAACCGCACGTCTACACCGCCGGCGACGCCCTGGTCGAGCCCGCCGACCCCGAGGACGTCCACATCGGCCTCAACCTCGGTGACGAGCCCCTGGAGCTGTACGTCGTGGACATGCTCCCGGAGGGCGGTTCGCCCGCCGTCCCCGCCGAGAACCCGGGGTGCCCGGACCTGCCCGCCTGA
- a CDS encoding MFS transporter, with amino-acid sequence MTTHTSNEVNTPRFSGHQWMIVILLCGAQFMLALDFSILSVSLPVIGSELGFAFNDLQWIVTAFALPSGGLLLLFGRTADLYGRRSWFIAGMGLFTVASLVGGLAWSPAVLIAARAGQGLAAAMLTPAAMSLLTTSFNEGGLREKALGINGTLLSLGFLTGVVLGGVITDFTSWRVTLLINVPIGILAVIAAPILIRESRNAHAPRLDLVGAVTVTGGLLSVIFGITSAERNGWSSPVTLGSLALGVVLLIAFFLAESRVKDPLIDLGLLRKRSVSWANTMGLLTFSMMTGMVFLMTLYMQHVRDMTPLTTGFAFAALGVAAVLGGAVSARIVGALGVHKVLVIGLLLQGLSTAALVLLSQDSGLVLLLVATAVGGFGHLLAVVGYMITATSGVRDDQQGLATGMAYTAQQLGLTVGTPILGTIAAARMSSLGEGTAQDVATLSGAHLGVLVAGGVLLVGAVLAAVLLRPASAPSETATTAAAS; translated from the coding sequence ATGACGACTCACACTTCCAACGAGGTGAACACACCTCGTTTCTCAGGACACCAGTGGATGATCGTCATCCTGCTGTGTGGAGCGCAGTTCATGCTGGCGCTCGACTTCTCCATCCTGAGCGTTTCACTACCGGTCATCGGCAGCGAACTCGGATTCGCTTTCAACGACCTCCAATGGATCGTGACGGCCTTCGCCCTGCCCTCGGGCGGGCTCCTCCTGCTGTTCGGGCGCACCGCCGACCTCTACGGCCGGCGCAGCTGGTTCATCGCCGGCATGGGCCTGTTCACGGTGGCGTCGCTGGTGGGCGGGCTGGCCTGGTCCCCGGCGGTACTGATCGCCGCCCGTGCCGGGCAGGGGCTGGCCGCCGCGATGCTGACCCCCGCCGCGATGTCCCTCCTGACGACCTCGTTCAACGAGGGCGGCCTGAGGGAGAAGGCACTGGGGATCAACGGCACGCTGCTGTCCCTGGGATTCCTCACCGGTGTGGTGCTCGGCGGTGTGATCACGGACTTCACCAGTTGGCGGGTCACCCTGCTGATCAACGTCCCCATCGGCATCCTGGCCGTCATCGCCGCGCCGATCCTCATCCGGGAGAGCCGCAACGCGCACGCGCCCCGGCTCGACCTCGTCGGGGCGGTCACCGTCACCGGGGGCCTGCTCTCGGTCATCTTCGGCATCACCTCGGCGGAGCGCAACGGCTGGTCGAGCCCGGTCACCCTGGGCTCGCTCGCCCTGGGCGTGGTCCTGCTGATCGCGTTCTTCCTCGCGGAGTCGCGGGTCAAGGACCCCCTCATCGACCTCGGGCTGCTGCGCAAGCGGAGTGTGAGCTGGGCCAACACCATGGGTCTGCTCACCTTCTCGATGATGACCGGCATGGTCTTCCTCATGACGCTGTACATGCAGCACGTGCGCGACATGACCCCGCTGACCACCGGCTTCGCCTTCGCCGCGCTGGGGGTCGCGGCCGTCCTCGGCGGCGCCGTGTCCGCCCGGATCGTCGGCGCGCTGGGCGTCCACAAGGTCCTCGTGATCGGGCTGCTCCTCCAGGGGCTGAGCACCGCCGCCCTGGTCCTGCTGTCCCAGGACTCCGGGCTGGTCCTGCTGCTGGTGGCGACCGCCGTGGGCGGGTTCGGCCACCTGCTCGCCGTCGTCGGCTACATGATCACGGCGACCTCGGGCGTCCGCGACGACCAGCAGGGCCTCGCCACCGGCATGGCCTACACGGCCCAGCAGCTCGGCCTGACCGTCGGCACCCCGATCCTCGGGACCATCGCCGCCGCGCGGATGAGCTCCCTGGGCGAGGGGACCGCGCAGGACGTGGCCACGCTCAGCGGCGCCCACCTGGGCGTGCTGGTGGCCGGCGGCGTACTGCTCGTCGGAGCCGTCCTGGCCGCGGTCCTGCTGCGTCCGGCGAGCGCGCCCTCCGAGACCGCGACCACGGCGGCCGCGTCCTGA